In one Juglans regia cultivar Chandler chromosome 11, Walnut 2.0, whole genome shotgun sequence genomic region, the following are encoded:
- the LOC108982156 gene encoding probable E3 ubiquitin-protein ligase ARI8: MESEDEFDMQDAHDDDDQDVVSVDNDEDDFYSGGDDDGTANAFAFDSDDADVADYEFIDNASDDSDDIASHRHQQNYTILSEMDIHQRQEDDIMRVATVLSISKVAASILLRYYNWSVSKVHDEWFVDEEKVRRAVGLLERPVVEYPNARELTCGICFDTYPCDRIQAVACGHPFCNSCWAGYISTSINDGPGCLMLRCPDPSCVAAVGQDMINMLASNEDKEKYSRYFIRSYIEDNRKTKWCPAPGCDYAVDFIVGSGSYDVTCRCSYSFCWSCTEEAHRPVDCGTVAKWILKNSAESENMNWILANSKPCPKCKRPIEKNQGCMHITCTPPCKFEFCWLCLGAWSDHGERTGGFYACNRYETAKQEGVYDEAEKRREMAKNSLERYTHYYERWATNQSSRQKALADLQQMQAVHLEKLSDIQCQPVSQLKFITEAWLQIVECRRVLKWTYAYGYYLPEHEHAKRQFFEYLQGEAESGLERLHQCAEKELQVYLNAEGPLKDFNEFRTKLAGLTSVTRNYFENLVRALENGLSDVDSHGACSMTTSSKSLGGGSSKGRGGRGKGTTSRSSSSNRNIDDAGRWSCEHCTFSNVKSTSICLMCHQRR, from the exons ATGGAATCGGAGGATGAGTTCGACATGCAAGACGCCCACGATGACGACGATCAGGACGTCGTATCGGTCGACAATGACGAAGACGACTTTTACAGCGGTGGCGATGACGATGGCACTGCCAACGCCTTCGCTTTCGACAGCGATGACGCTGACGTGGCAGATTACGAGTTCATCGACAATGCTTCTGATGATTCCGACGATATCGCCTCGCACCGGCACCAG CAAAACTATACCATTTTGAGTGAAATGGATATTCACCAACGACAAGAGGATGATATTATGAGGGTAGCCACTGTGCTTTCCATTTCAAAGGTTGCAGCTAGTATACTGCTCCGCTACTATAATTG GAGTGTTAGTAAAGTGCATGATGAGTGGTTTGTGGATGAAGAGAAGGTTCGAAGGGCTGTTGGCTTATTGGAGAGACCAGTTGTTGAATATCCAAATGCTAGAGAA CTGACTTGTGGGATATGCTTTGATACTTATCCTTGTGATAGGATTCAGGCGGTTGCTTGTGGTCACCCATTTTGTAATTCATGCTGGGCAG GTTATATTAGCACATCCATTAATGATGGTCCTGGATGTTTGATGTTGCGATGCCCGGATCCATCTTGTGTTGCTGCTGTTGGTCAAGACATGATTAATATGTTAGCATCTAATGAAGACAAGGAGAAGTATTCTCGCTACTTCATCAGATCTTATATTGAAGACAATAGGAAg accaaatgGTGTCCAGCTCCAGGGTGTGATTATGCTGTGGATTTTATTGTTGGCAGTGGAAGCTATGATGTTACTTGCCGCTGCTCATATAGCTTTTGCTGGAGT TGTACTGAAGAAGCTCATCGTCCAGTCGATTGTGGTACTGTGGCGAAGTGGATATTGAAGAATAGTGCTGAATCTGAAAATATGAACTG GATATTGGCGAATTCCAAGCCTTGTCCAAAATGCAAGCGGCCAATTGAGAAAAACCAAGGCTGTATGCATATCACATGCACGCCACCTTGTAAATTTGAGTTTTGTTG GCTTTGCCTTGGTGCGTGGTCAGACCATGGTGAGAGGACTGGTGGTTTTTATGCATGTAATCGCTATGAAACAGCAAAGCAAGAAGGAGTG TATGATGAAGCTGAAAAGCGAAGGGAGATGGCCAAGAACTCCCTAGAGAGGTATACTCATTATTATGAAAGATGGGCAACCAACCAATCG TCTAGGCAAAAAGCACTAGCAGACCTGCAGCAGATGCAAGCTGTGCAT CTTGAAAAGCTGAGCGACATACAGTGCCAACCTGTGTCACAGCTGAAGTTCATAACGGAGGCCTGGCTACAG ATAGTTGAATGTAGGCGAGTTCTGAAATGGACGTATGCCTACGGCTATTATTTACCTGAGCATGAACATGCTAAGAGGCAGTTCTTTGAGTACTTGCAAG GTGAAGCTGAGTCTGGGTTGGAGCGACTTCATCAATGTGCAGAGAAGGAGCTACAAGTTTACCTCAATGCTGAGGGTCCATTAAAGGATTTCAATGAGTTCCGCACAAAACTTGCTGGACTGACCAG TGTGACTCGGAACTactttgagaatttagttagaGCTCTGGAAAATGGTCTGTCGGATGTGGACTCCCATGGTGCCTGCAGCATGACAACAAGCTCAAAGAGCTTGGGAGGTGGGAGCAGTAAGGGGAGAGGTGGGAGGGGCAAGGGTACTACATCAAGATCAAGTAGTTCCAATAGAAATATCGATGATGCAGGCCGTTGGTCCTGTGAACATTGCACATTTTCAAATGTCAAGTCAACCTCCATCTGCCTGATGTGCCATCAGCGCCGGTGA